The following DNA comes from Vigna radiata var. radiata cultivar VC1973A chromosome 4, Vradiata_ver6, whole genome shotgun sequence.
TTGGTACTTCTGATCTTCAGCCTTGTATTTCTCGCCTTCTTGaatcattctcaaaatttgttgaGTTGATAGTTTTCCCTTGTCGTTGGTTACAGTAATCCAATTCTTCCTTCCACTGCTTTTTTCCTCGGCAATTACAGTTAGGATACCATCAGTATCAATACTGAAACATACAGTTAAAGGATGGCCTCGAAGAGCTTTAGGATTGCCATAAAGATTAAAGAAACCAAGCAAATTGTTATCGCTTGCTCTTGTCCTTTCACCCTCGTAAACATTAATAGGGACAGCAGATTGGAAATCTTTGGCTCtcttatattctttcttttttacaacgGGAATGGTGGTGTTCCTAGGAATCACGACATCCATGAGATCTTCTATTACAGATATACCAAGTGACAGCGGCGTAACATCTAATAACACTAAGTTGGGGACAAACTTGTTGCCTTTAGTCAGCAAAGCAGCCTGTACTGCTGCTCCATAGGCAACAGCCTCGTCAGGGTTGATGCTCATGCACAGTTCTTTCCCCTTGAAGTAGTCTTGCAATAGCTGCTGTACCTTGGGAATCCTAGAAGAACCACCAACAAGTACAACATCGTCTACATCACTCTTGTCCATCTTAGAATCAACAAGACACCTGTCTACTGTCTCCATACACCTTTTAAGGAGGTCCAAGTTAAGTTTCTCAAATCTTGCACGAGTGATTGATGAGAAGAAGTCAATGCCCCCAGATAAAGCATCTATCTGAATGGTGGTATCAACAGCATATGAGAGTGTCCTTTTTGCTCTCTCACAAGCAGTTCTCAACCTCCTCAAGGCTCTCGGGTTTCCACTAATGTCCACTTTCTGCTTTCTCTTGATCTCCTCAACAAAGTATTTCACCATTCTGTTATCCATGTcttctcctccaaggtgtgtgtcACCAGCAGTGGCCTTCACTTCAAAGACATCACCTTTTATTGTTAGCAGAGACACATCAAATGTTCCACCAccaaaatcaaaaattaaaatattccgCTTTCCAACACAATTAGCTCTCTTGTCAAGACCATATGCCAGAGCAGCAGCTGTGGGCTCATTGATTATCCGCATAACATTGAGGCCAGCAATGGTACCAGCATCTTTTGTTGCTTGTCGCTGAGAATCATTAAAATAAGCAGGCACGGTAACCACAACATTCTTAACCTCTGATTCCAAGTATGCTTCTGCAATCTCCCGCATCTTTGTAAGGACCATAGATGAGATTTCTTCAGCTGAAAATTGTTTCTCCTGACCCTTGTATGAAAGGACCATCATGGGCTTGTCATCAGAATCAGCAATGACCTTAAATGGCCACAACTTTAGATCGTCCTGAATGATGGGATCACTATATTTTCTGCCGATTAACCTTTTCACATCTGCAAAATTAGTCATTTTATGCATTTCTTAAAGCTTGTTCCTAACAGAGCAAGAAGTTAAGGCTATTCCACAATGATGTTAGTCAAAGTAATCTTGTGGAATGATACTTACTAATTAAGTTATAGAACAAATTAGAAAACTGaacgaaaatataaataaatgatgaatGTTAAGCTATCATTTGCGCACCTAAAAACCAACACAAACAGCTAGTGTAAACATTTGAACGAATTCACAcgcaataaaaaaaacaattttttaccAAAGAGAGTGTTGGTCGGGTTCATGGCAGCCTGATTCTTAGCAGCATCACCAATCAATCTTTGATTCTCTGTGAAAGCCACACAAGAAGACGTAGTTCTATTGCCCTGGTCATTGTGAATGATCTCCACTCGACAGTGTTCTTCAAGCCACACAGCAACACATGAATATGTTGTGCCAAGGTCGATTCCCACAACCCAttccttgttttgttttgcCATTTTCTTTCAAATGATACTAAAATGTGTNNNNNNNNNNNNNNNNNNNNNNNNNNNNNNNNNNNNNNNNNNNNNNNNNNNNNNNNNNNNNNNNNNNNNNNNNNNNNNNNNNNNNNNNNNNNNNNNNNNNNNNNNNNNNNNNNNNNNNNNNNNNNNNNNNNNNNNNNNNNNNNNNNNNNNNNNNNNNNNNNNNNNNNNNNNNNNNNNNNNNNNNNNNNNNNNNNNNNNNNNNNNNNNNNNNNNNNNNNNNNNNNNNNNNNNNNNNNNNNNNNNNNNNNNNNNNNNNNNNNNNNNNNNNNNNNNNNNNNNNNNNNNNNNNNNNNNNNNNNNNNNNNNNNNNNNNNNNNNNNNNNNNNNNNNNNNNNNNNNNNNNNNNNNNNNNNNNNNNNNNNNNNNNNNNNNNNNNNNNNNNNNNNNNNNNNNNNNNNNNNNNNNNNNNNNNNNNNNNNNNNNNNNNNNNNNNNNNNNNNNNNNNNNNNNNNNNNNNNNNNNNNNNNNNNNNNNNNNNNNNNNNNNNNNNNNNNNNNNNNNNNNNNNNNNNNNNNNNNNNNNNNNNNNNNNNNNNNNNNNNNNNNNNNNNNNNNNNNNNNNNNNNNNNNNNNNNNNNNNNNNNNNNNNNNNNNNNNNNNNNNNNNNNNNNNNNNNNNNNNNNNNNNNNNNNNNNNNNNNNNNNNNNNNNNNNNNNNNNNNNNNNNNNNNNNNNNNNNNNNNNNNNNNNNNNNNNNNNNNNNNNNNNNNNNNNNNNNNNNNNNNNNNNNNNNNNNNNNNNNNNNNNNNNNNNNNNNNNNNNNNNNNNNNNNNNNNNNNNNNNNNNNNNNNNNNNNNNNNNNNNNNNNNNNNNNNNNNNNNNNNNNNNNNNNNNNNNNNNNNNNNNNNNNNNNNNNNNNNNNNNNNNNNNNNNNNNNNNNNNNNNNNNNNNNNNNNNNNNNNNNNNNNNNNNNNNNNNNNNNNNNNNNNNNNNNNNNNNNNNNNNNNNNNNNNNNNNNNNNNNNNNNNNNNNNNNNNNNNNNNNNNNNNNNNNNNNNNNNNNNNNNNNNNNNNNNNNNNNNNNNNNNNNNNNNNNNNNNNNNNNNNNNNNNNNNNNNNNNNNNNNNNNNNNNNNNNNNNNNNNNNNNNNNNNNNNNNNNNNNNNNNNNNNNNNNNNNNNNNNNNNNNNNNNNNNNNNNNNNNNNNNNNNNNNNNNNNNNNNNNNNNNNNNNNNNNNNNNNNNNNNNNNNNNNNNNNNNNNNNNNNNNNNNNNNNNNNNNNNNNNNNNNNNNNNNNNNNNNNNNNNNNNNNNNNNNNNNNNNNNNNNNNNNNNNNNNNNNNNNNNNNNNNNNNNNNNNNNNNNNNNNNNNNNNNNNNNNNNNNNNNNNNNNNNNNNNNNNNNNNNNNNNNNNNNNNNNNNNNNNNNNNNNNNNNNNNNNNNNNNNNNNNNNNNNNNNNNNNNNNNNNNNNNNNNNNNNNNNNNNNNNNNNNNNNNNNNNNNNNNNNNNNNNNNNNNNNNNNNNNNNNNNNNNNNNNNNNNNNNNNNNNNNNNNNNNNNNNNNNNNNNNNNNNNNNNNNNNNNNNNNNNNNNNNNNNNNNNNNNNNNNNNNNNNNNNNNNNNNNNNNNNNNNNNNNNNNNNNNNNNNNNNNNNNNNNNNNNNNNNNNNNNNNNNNNNNNNNNNNNNNNNNNNNNNNNNNNNNNNNNNNNNNNNNNNNNNNNNNNNNNNNNNNNNNNNNNNNNNNNNNNNNNNNNNNNNNNNNNNNNNNNNNNNNNNNNNNNNNNNNNNNNNNNNNNNNNNNNNNNNNNNNNNNNNNNNNNNNNNNNNNNNNNNNNNNNNNNNNNNNNNNNNNNNNNNNNNNNNNNNNNNNNNNNNNNNNNNNNNNNNNNNNNNNNNNNNNNNNNNNNNNNNNNNNNNNNNNNNNNNNNNNNNNNNNNNNNNNNNNNNNNNNNNNNNNNNNNNNNNNNNNNNNNNNNNNNNNNNNNNNNNNNNNNNNNNNNNNNNNNNNNNNNNNNNNNNNNNNNNNNNNNNNNNNNNNNNNNNNNNNNNNNNNNNNNNNNNNNNNNNNNNNNNNNNNNNNNNNNNNNNNNNNNNNNNNNNNNNNNNNNNNNNNNNNNNNNNNNNNNNNNNNNNNNNNNNNNNNNNNNNNNNNNNNNNNNNNNNNNNNNNNNNNNNNNNNNNNNNNNNNNNNNNNNNNNNNNNNNNNNNNNNNNNNNNNNNNNNNNNNNNNNNNNNNNNNNNNNNNNNNNNNNNNNNNNNNNNNNNNNNNNNNNNNNNNNNNNNNNNNNNNNNNNN
Coding sequences within:
- the LOC106758505 gene encoding heat shock cognate 70 kDa protein-like, with translation MAKQNKEWVVGIDLGTTYSCVAVWLEEHCRVEIIHNDQGNRTTSSCVAFTENQRLIGDAAKNQAAMNPTNTLFDVKRLIGRKYSDPIIQDDLKLWPFKVIADSDDKPMMVLSYKGQEKQFSAEEISSMVLTKMREIAEAYLESEVKNVVVTVPAYFNDSQRQATKDAGTIAGLNVMRIINEPTAAALAYGLDKRANCVGKRNILIFDFGGGTFDVSLLTIKGDVFEVKATAGDTHLGGEDMDNRMVKYFVEEIKRKQKVDISGNPRALRRLRTACERAKRTLSYAVDTTIQIDALSGGIDFFSSITRARFEKLNLDLLKRCMETVDRCLVDSKMDKSDVDDVVLVGGSSRIPKVQQLLQDYFKGKELCMSINPDEAVAYGAAVQAALLTKGNKFVPNLVLLDVTPLSLGISVIEDLMDVVIPRNTTIPVVKKKEYKRAKDFQSAVPINVYEGERTRASDNNLLGFFNLYGNPKALRGHPLTVCFSIDTDGILTVIAEEKSSGRKNWITVTNDKGKLSTQQILRMIQEGEKYKAEDQKYQKKVLAINALDDFVYKIRNAIDDVDNPQEKTKINMAIAEAEKLLDAREKTETEVFVDHLHRMKSLIEPIMKIN